Proteins from a genomic interval of Streptomyces sp. Tu6071:
- a CDS encoding VOC family protein yields MPPTPGTLHHVEIWVPDLPRAVADWAWLLEALGHTLHQEWDGGRSWRLGGTYLVFEQSPALSGPRHDRLAPGLNHLAFHAGPRAAVDALTDKALAHGWTLLFPDRHPHAGGPDQYAAYLENRDGFEIELVAAD; encoded by the coding sequence GTGCCGCCCACTCCCGGAACCCTGCACCACGTCGAGATCTGGGTCCCCGACCTCCCCCGCGCCGTCGCGGACTGGGCCTGGCTCCTCGAAGCGCTCGGCCACACGCTCCACCAGGAGTGGGACGGGGGCAGGAGCTGGCGCCTGGGCGGCACGTACCTGGTCTTCGAGCAGTCCCCCGCGCTCTCCGGGCCGCGCCACGACCGCCTCGCCCCCGGCCTCAACCACCTCGCCTTCCACGCCGGTCCCCGCGCCGCCGTCGACGCGCTCACCGACAAGGCCCTCGCGCACGGCTGGACGCTCCTCTTCCCCGACCGCCACCCCCACGCGGGCGGCCCCGACCAGTACGCCGCCTACCTGGAGAACCGCGACGGCTTCGAGATCGAACTCGTCGCGGCGGACTGA
- a CDS encoding sensor histidine kinase, with the protein MSPHDRVRPPLATARRLPGVGSRVRRSVSRAGAVARRLRPRSLRARLVLIATLLATSAVLLCQLAGLVVLRGWLTDQVDERLSHFRPPPGVYEDLRTGGEPHGPGAEDALPSDYRVFFYDENGRLSRVSLGTDDGPGPKLPRQAAALRLTGRQPRTLAAEDEGGSAWRAVTFTGPGGIRTVVALPLDTVDGATAKLLWLSLGLGLAVSVGVVVLGGGAVRLGLRPLTRVEHTARHITRGALGLSVPVADPDTEVGRLGLALNTMLDRLRDALRRTEASETRLRRFMADAGHELRTPLTAVQGFAELLLDEPATAPERRAEALALVARNADRMSRLVDDLFLLAKLGDTPAAHREPVDLLSLAADAIATTAIRHPRRPITLEPLTASPAHDLNVIEAPGDPHQLAQVLGNLLGNACVHTPPDRAVTVRVGARREAGAAVCVVEVADNGPGIAPEAAPYVFDRFYRARPPGAGPAAGDGPDGEAEPGSGLGLAIASAIATAHGGRLTLDNRPGAGCVFRLVLPESGEPARPGPDVGASR; encoded by the coding sequence ATGAGCCCGCACGACCGGGTGCGACCGCCCCTCGCCACCGCGCGCCGCCTCCCTGGCGTCGGCTCCCGCGTCCGTCGCTCCGTCTCCCGCGCCGGTGCGGTCGCGCGCCGCTTGCGGCCCCGTTCCCTGCGCGCCCGCCTCGTCCTCATCGCGACGCTGCTCGCCACGAGCGCCGTCCTCCTGTGCCAGCTCGCGGGGCTCGTGGTGCTGCGCGGCTGGCTCACCGACCAGGTCGACGAACGGCTCTCGCACTTCAGGCCGCCACCGGGCGTCTACGAGGACCTCAGAACCGGCGGGGAGCCGCACGGCCCCGGCGCCGAGGACGCCCTGCCCAGCGACTACCGGGTGTTCTTCTACGACGAGAACGGCCGTCTGTCCCGGGTGAGCCTCGGCACCGACGACGGTCCCGGGCCGAAGCTCCCGCGGCAGGCCGCCGCGCTGCGGCTCACCGGGCGTCAGCCCCGCACGCTCGCCGCCGAGGACGAGGGCGGCTCCGCGTGGCGGGCCGTCACCTTCACCGGCCCCGGCGGAATCCGGACCGTCGTCGCGCTCCCCCTGGACACCGTCGACGGCGCGACGGCGAAGCTTTTGTGGCTGAGCCTCGGGCTCGGCCTCGCCGTCTCCGTGGGTGTCGTCGTCCTCGGCGGCGGCGCGGTACGCCTCGGCCTGCGCCCGCTCACCCGCGTCGAGCACACGGCACGGCACATCACGAGAGGCGCGCTCGGGCTCAGTGTGCCGGTCGCGGACCCGGACACCGAGGTCGGCAGGCTCGGCCTCGCTCTCAACACGATGCTCGACCGGCTGCGCGACGCGCTGCGCCGCACCGAGGCGTCCGAGACCCGGCTGCGGCGCTTCATGGCGGACGCGGGCCACGAACTGCGCACGCCGCTCACGGCCGTGCAGGGCTTCGCGGAACTCCTCCTCGACGAGCCCGCGACGGCGCCGGAGCGGCGTGCCGAGGCGCTCGCTCTCGTCGCGCGCAACGCCGACCGCATGAGCCGCCTCGTCGACGACCTGTTCCTCCTCGCGAAACTCGGTGACACGCCCGCGGCGCACCGCGAGCCCGTGGACCTGCTCTCGCTCGCGGCCGACGCCATCGCCACGACCGCGATCCGCCACCCGCGTCGCCCGATCACCCTGGAGCCCCTCACCGCGTCCCCCGCACACGACCTGAACGTCATCGAGGCGCCCGGCGATCCCCACCAACTCGCCCAGGTCCTCGGCAATCTCCTCGGCAACGCGTGCGTCCACACCCCGCCGGACCGCGCGGTCACGGTGCGGGTCGGCGCGCGCCGCGAGGCGGGAGCCGCCGTCTGCGTCGTGGAGGTCGCGGACAACGGCCCCGGCATCGCGCCGGAGGCGGCCCCGTACGTCTTCGACCGCTTCTACCGTGCGCGACCGCCCGGAGCGGGCCCCGCGGCCGGAGACGGACCCGATGGCGAGGCAGAACCCGGTTCCGGGCTCGGCCTCGCCATCGCCTCCGCCATCGCGACGGCTCACGGAGGCCGCCTCACGCTCGACAACCGGCCGGGCGCGGGCTGCGTCTTCCGCCTCGTGCTGCCGGAGTCCGGGGAGCCCGCCCGACCGGGTCCGGACGTCGGGGCGTCCCGCTGA
- a CDS encoding TetR/AcrR family transcriptional regulator has product MAGKKQFDMDTALDAAMIQFWRAGYADTSVGDLSRVTGLNRSSLYASFGDKDTLFLRCLERYAARYGAAYDAALSCAATEPVAAVRAFFDVTLERIADPALPDGCLVAQSAMAIPVLSQSVAAHAKEALGFQRRRLRAALEAGPLGDRDAEAFAEHTAAVNQSLAVMSRAGASPAQLLAVVGVTLDALSVALGGR; this is encoded by the coding sequence GTGGCAGGCAAGAAGCAATTCGACATGGACACGGCGCTCGACGCCGCGATGATCCAGTTCTGGCGCGCCGGCTACGCGGACACCTCGGTGGGCGACCTGTCCCGGGTGACCGGGCTGAACCGCAGTTCCCTCTACGCCTCGTTCGGCGACAAGGACACGCTCTTCTTGCGCTGCCTGGAGCGCTACGCCGCGCGCTACGGCGCCGCGTACGACGCGGCCCTGTCGTGCGCGGCCACGGAGCCCGTCGCGGCCGTGCGCGCGTTCTTCGACGTCACCCTTGAGCGCATCGCCGATCCCGCGCTGCCGGACGGATGCCTGGTCGCCCAGTCGGCCATGGCGATCCCGGTACTGAGCCAGAGCGTCGCGGCCCACGCGAAAGAGGCCCTGGGCTTCCAGCGCCGCCGCCTCCGCGCCGCGCTGGAAGCGGGCCCGCTGGGCGACCGGGACGCGGAGGCGTTCGCCGAGCACACGGCCGCGGTGAACCAGTCCCTCGCCGTCATGAGCAGAGCCGGGGCGAGCCCGGCCCAGCTCCTCGCCGTCGTGGGCGTGACGCTGGACGCGCTCTCCGTGGCCCTGGGCGGGCGCTGA
- a CDS encoding response regulator transcription factor codes for MTVPRSPATGHTVLVVEDDASIRTLLTTALGAAGYTVASAVDGQAAMFQAGSRRPDLIVLDVMLPDTDGFRLTRELRAQGVYTPVLFLTARAGVEDRITGLSSGGDDYVTKPFHVQEVLLRVRAILRRAGAPASTAPVRPPLRYAGLSLDESTHEVRHAGSPLRLSPTEFRLLACFLAHPERVLEKAEILQRVWRYDFSGDTRIVDTYVKNLRRKLDHGGAPALLHTVRGVGYCLRLPRDEPGAGTR; via the coding sequence GTGACCGTCCCCCGCTCCCCCGCCACCGGACACACCGTCCTGGTCGTCGAGGACGACGCCAGCATCCGCACCCTCCTCACGACAGCACTGGGCGCGGCCGGGTACACCGTGGCGAGCGCGGTGGACGGCCAGGCAGCCATGTTCCAGGCGGGCAGCCGCAGGCCCGACCTCATCGTGCTCGACGTCATGCTGCCCGACACGGACGGCTTCCGGCTCACCCGCGAACTGCGCGCCCAGGGCGTCTACACGCCGGTGCTCTTCCTCACCGCGCGGGCCGGGGTCGAGGACCGCATCACGGGACTCAGCTCGGGCGGCGACGACTACGTCACCAAGCCCTTCCACGTCCAGGAGGTGCTGCTCCGCGTCCGCGCCATCCTGCGCCGCGCGGGCGCGCCCGCCTCCACCGCGCCCGTGCGGCCCCCACTGCGGTACGCCGGTCTCTCGCTGGACGAGAGCACCCACGAGGTGCGGCACGCGGGCAGTCCGCTGCGCCTGTCCCCCACCGAGTTCCGCCTCCTCGCGTGCTTCCTCGCGCACCCCGAACGCGTGCTGGAGAAGGCGGAGATCCTTCAGCGGGTGTGGCGGTACGACTTCTCGGGAGACACACGGATCGTGGACACGTACGTGAAGAACCTGCGCCGCAAGCTCGACCACGGCGGCGCACCCGCGCTCCTCCACACCGTGCGCGGCGTCGGGTACTGCCTGCGGCTGCCGCGCGACGAGCCGGGGGCCGGTACGCGATGA
- a CDS encoding DUF4956 domain-containing protein — MNFDLDLQELSGTFSVADVVAAMALSFVLSALIGFVYRYTHRNVSYSQSYVQTLVVVGMIVALIMLVVGSNLARAFSLVGALSVVRFRNAVKETRDVGFIFLAMAIGMACGARFYTLAAVGAVVVCAVVLIMFKFDWFALNVQRQVVKVQVPAGDDYTPRIRDVLIKYTTEFELVSTETIRGGALSEVFYTVRLKKGAEPGDLVAALQERTSGQRVTVLTGYDTTDL, encoded by the coding sequence GTGAATTTCGATCTCGATCTGCAGGAACTGAGCGGCACGTTCAGCGTCGCCGACGTCGTGGCCGCGATGGCCCTGTCCTTCGTCCTGTCCGCGCTCATCGGTTTCGTGTACCGCTACACGCACCGCAACGTCTCGTACAGCCAGTCCTACGTGCAGACGCTCGTCGTCGTCGGGATGATCGTCGCCCTGATCATGCTGGTCGTCGGTTCGAACCTCGCGCGCGCCTTCTCACTCGTCGGGGCGCTGTCCGTGGTCCGTTTCCGCAACGCGGTCAAGGAGACCAGGGACGTCGGCTTCATCTTCCTGGCGATGGCCATCGGCATGGCCTGCGGTGCCCGCTTCTACACGCTGGCGGCGGTCGGCGCGGTGGTCGTCTGCGCCGTCGTCCTCATCATGTTCAAGTTCGACTGGTTCGCGCTCAACGTGCAGCGCCAGGTCGTCAAAGTGCAGGTCCCCGCGGGTGACGACTACACCCCGCGGATCCGTGACGTCCTCATCAAGTACACGACGGAGTTCGAGCTGGTGAGCACCGAGACGATTCGCGGCGGCGCGCTCAGCGAGGTCTTCTACACGGTGCGGCTCAAGAAGGGCGCCGAGCCCGGTGACCTGGTCGCTGCCCTCCAGGAACGGACCTCCGGACAGCGGGTCACGGTCCTGACCGGTTACGACACGACGGACCTGTGA
- a CDS encoding SDR family NAD(P)-dependent oxidoreductase: MASAVVVGAGPGTGASVAARLAREGLAVTVVARSPGTLRDVTERIGRGGGTVRGLIADSTDEKALRAALDTAASADGPVELLVYNAALIRPDAPGELDARGQLDAWAVNVVGALTAAAHVAPGMAARGRGTILVTGGMPEPEPEYVSLSLGKAGVRTLVGLLHGAYGAAGVHVASVTVPGAVAPGGENDPDEIAAHYWRLHTQPREQWQHELVHGADPTA; encoded by the coding sequence ATGGCGTCAGCGGTGGTGGTCGGGGCGGGGCCGGGCACCGGGGCCTCGGTGGCGGCGCGGCTCGCCCGCGAGGGACTGGCGGTCACGGTGGTCGCGCGGAGCCCCGGGACCCTGCGGGACGTCACCGAGCGCATCGGGCGGGGCGGCGGGACCGTACGGGGGCTGATCGCCGACAGCACGGACGAGAAGGCCCTGCGCGCCGCCCTCGACACGGCGGCGAGCGCTGACGGTCCGGTCGAACTCCTCGTCTACAACGCGGCGTTGATCCGCCCCGACGCCCCCGGAGAACTGGACGCCCGGGGCCAGCTCGACGCGTGGGCGGTGAACGTCGTCGGCGCGCTGACCGCCGCCGCGCACGTGGCCCCCGGCATGGCGGCACGCGGCCGGGGGACGATCCTCGTCACCGGGGGCATGCCCGAGCCCGAGCCGGAGTACGTGAGCCTGTCGCTCGGCAAGGCGGGCGTGCGCACACTCGTCGGCCTCCTGCACGGGGCGTACGGGGCGGCCGGGGTCCACGTGGCCTCGGTGACCGTGCCGGGCGCGGTGGCGCCCGGCGGCGAGAACGACCCGGACGAGATCGCCGCGCACTACTGGCGGCTGCACACCCAGCCGCGCGAGCAGTGGCAGCACGAACTCGTCCACGGCGCGGACCCCACGGCCTGA
- a CDS encoding TIGR03084 family metal-binding protein — MVDPTALLTDLAEESAALDRVVAGLPATAWERETPSPGWTVAHQIAHLAWTDHAALLAVTEPEEFAARLARVRPERLADEGAEEFRTAPAALLEGWRAGRTALAEALARVPGGTRIAWIGTRMAPASMVTARLMETWAHGQDVHDALSLTRPPTARLRHIAHLGFRTLGHGFATYGRPVPTAPVRVELAAPDGDTWAHGPADAANRVTGPALDFCLLVTQRRHRADLALTATGPVAAEWLDVAQAFAGPPGGGRRAGGGAGRLPGGGAGQGPVGAGA, encoded by the coding sequence GTGGTGGACCCGACCGCTCTGCTGACCGACCTGGCCGAGGAATCGGCCGCACTGGACCGGGTGGTCGCCGGCCTGCCCGCGACCGCGTGGGAGCGCGAAACGCCGTCGCCCGGCTGGACCGTCGCCCACCAGATCGCCCACCTCGCCTGGACCGACCACGCGGCCCTCCTCGCGGTGACGGAGCCCGAGGAGTTCGCCGCGCGCCTGGCCCGCGTCCGCCCGGAGCGGCTCGCCGACGAGGGCGCCGAGGAGTTCCGTACCGCGCCCGCCGCGCTCCTGGAGGGCTGGCGCGCGGGACGTACCGCGCTCGCCGAAGCCCTCGCGCGCGTCCCCGGGGGGACGAGGATCGCGTGGATCGGTACCCGCATGGCCCCCGCCTCGATGGTCACGGCACGGCTCATGGAGACCTGGGCGCACGGACAGGACGTCCACGACGCGCTCTCCCTCACCCGTCCCCCGACCGCCCGCCTGCGCCACATCGCGCACCTCGGCTTCCGCACCCTCGGGCACGGCTTCGCGACGTACGGACGCCCCGTGCCCACCGCTCCGGTACGGGTCGAACTGGCCGCACCCGACGGGGACACATGGGCCCACGGCCCCGCCGACGCCGCGAACCGCGTGACGGGCCCGGCGCTCGACTTCTGCCTCCTCGTCACCCAGCGCCGCCACCGCGCGGACCTCGCCCTGACCGCCACGGGCCCGGTCGCCGCGGAATGGCTCGACGTGGCCCAGGCTTTCGCGGGCCCGCCCGGCGGGGGACGCCGGGCGGGCGGGGGCGCGGGGCGTCTTCCCGGCGGGGGCGCGGGGCAGGGACCCGTCGGCGCGGGGGCTTGA
- a CDS encoding SDR family NAD(P)-dependent oxidoreductase, with translation MAVVTGAASGIGAATARGLADVGTAVVLADVAETAGEHVAAGIRDTR, from the coding sequence GTGGCCGTCGTCACCGGTGCCGCCTCCGGCATCGGCGCGGCGACCGCGCGCGGGCTCGCCGACGTGGGCACCGCCGTGGTGCTCGCCGATGTCGCGGAGACGGCCGGTGAGCACGTCGCCGCCGGGATACGCGACACAAGGTGA
- a CDS encoding alpha/beta fold hydrolase has protein sequence MEDSVTDPARTARHLSASDPVRELPPHDLAGFTHRWVDGDGVRLHAVEGGPATGPAVVLLAGFPQTWWAWREVMPLLARRFRVLAIDLPGQGHSERPARGYDTHTVAAHVHPAVQALGVPSYWLAAHDIGAWVAFSLALGHESRLRGLALLDAGIPGITLPEAIPTDPDQAWKTWHFAFHLVPELPETLLTGREREYVGWFLRKKALSPDTFGEAEIDHYAAALAAPGGLRASLAYYREAAESARRNHEALERRHLTLPVLGISSSHGSIPDMAASLSPWADDTTGVVVPEAGHFIPDEQPEAVAAALTDFILGSA, from the coding sequence ATGGAGGATTCCGTGACCGACCCCGCCCGCACCGCCCGGCACCTCTCCGCGAGCGACCCCGTGCGCGAACTGCCCCCGCACGACCTGGCGGGATTCACCCACCGCTGGGTCGACGGCGACGGCGTCCGCCTCCATGCCGTCGAAGGCGGCCCGGCGACCGGCCCGGCGGTCGTCCTCCTCGCCGGGTTCCCGCAGACCTGGTGGGCGTGGCGCGAGGTCATGCCCCTCCTCGCCCGCCGGTTCCGCGTCCTCGCGATCGACCTGCCGGGGCAGGGCCACTCCGAGCGCCCGGCGAGGGGCTACGACACGCACACGGTCGCCGCGCACGTCCATCCCGCCGTGCAGGCTCTCGGGGTGCCGTCCTACTGGCTGGCGGCCCACGACATCGGCGCCTGGGTCGCCTTCTCCCTCGCGCTCGGACACGAGAGCCGACTGCGCGGGCTCGCTCTGCTCGACGCCGGAATCCCCGGCATCACCCTCCCCGAAGCGATTCCCACCGACCCTGACCAGGCGTGGAAGACCTGGCACTTCGCCTTCCACCTCGTGCCGGAGCTGCCCGAGACCCTGCTCACCGGCCGCGAACGCGAGTACGTCGGCTGGTTCCTGAGGAAGAAGGCCCTCTCCCCCGACACGTTCGGCGAAGCCGAGATCGACCACTACGCGGCGGCCCTCGCCGCCCCCGGCGGCCTCCGCGCTTCCCTCGCCTACTACCGGGAGGCCGCCGAGTCGGCACGGCGGAACCACGAAGCGCTCGAACGACGGCATCTGACGCTGCCCGTCCTCGGCATCTCCAGCAGCCACGGCTCGATCCCGGACATGGCGGCCTCCCTCAGCCCCTGGGCCGACGACACCACCGGAGTCGTGGTGCCCGAGGCCGGACACTTCATCCCGGACGAGCAGCCCGAAGCCGTCGCCGCCGCGCTCACCGATTTCATCCTCGGCAGCGCCTGA
- a CDS encoding glycosyltransferase, which translates to MKIAFLINNAYGIGGTIRSTANLSRAFADRHEVEVVSVHRSKDTPAIPFDPRVKLTTLIDTRPGSRALTTGPLTQRPCTMFPGPAAPRVSGRTPYSALHDDRIGRWLRTTDADVVIATRPDLNGYLARDGQSRCVRVGQEHLSLAGHSDAVRTAQNGVIGRLDAFVTVSEADAAAYRAALPDVPTRIRCIPNGVPAPVVEGSARDADVIVAAGRLIPVKRYDRLVDAFARVADAHPTWTLRLYGRGPKQAQLREQIDRLGLYERVQLMGSFAPIETEWAKGSIAAVSSDKESFGMTIVEAMHCGVPVIATDCPHGPGEIITHDHDGVLVPLDSGAEGYAHALDRLMSDREMRARLAAGALRRAADFAPERVAERYEDLFHALGAGRVPAQAAPAPWWRRLRAALLPVRARPPRRATDSRPLASARSGADGEIVFRFPAASLPWGELDLLARLRRDPKGREVRVPLPAGRASEVRVTLDPLTHPLAEGRWDCYVVPRGATRGRKRLVCEVAERARRVGRAPLTAPDGETVSALPYATVDGFLAVRAWRRPAHAEVTRIAVGPEGTTVRAALSVPATGAVVVAVSRQGESGDFSLPVTPDGTGLVFTLPHARPVAAPHSRWDLYLRVPAHEVPVALGRIGGDIIDRNKTDLVPATRRDGTEARVFFTGAHNLAFEVRTP; encoded by the coding sequence GTGAAGATCGCCTTCCTGATCAACAACGCCTACGGCATCGGCGGCACGATCCGCTCCACCGCCAACCTGTCCCGCGCCTTCGCCGACCGCCACGAGGTGGAGGTCGTGAGCGTCCACCGCTCGAAGGACACCCCGGCGATCCCCTTCGACCCCCGCGTGAAGCTGACGACGCTCATCGACACGCGCCCCGGCTCGCGCGCGCTCACCACGGGCCCGCTCACGCAGCGCCCCTGCACGATGTTCCCCGGGCCCGCCGCGCCGCGCGTCTCCGGCAGGACCCCGTACTCGGCGCTGCACGACGACCGCATCGGCCGCTGGCTCCGTACGACGGACGCGGACGTCGTGATCGCGACGCGGCCCGACCTCAACGGCTACCTCGCGCGCGACGGACAGAGCCGCTGCGTACGCGTCGGGCAGGAGCACCTCAGCCTCGCCGGGCACAGCGACGCGGTCCGTACGGCGCAGAACGGCGTGATCGGGCGGCTCGACGCCTTCGTCACCGTCTCCGAGGCCGACGCCGCCGCCTACCGCGCCGCGCTCCCCGACGTGCCCACCCGTATCCGCTGCATCCCCAACGGCGTGCCCGCGCCCGTCGTCGAGGGCTCGGCGCGGGACGCGGACGTGATCGTCGCGGCCGGGCGGCTCATCCCCGTCAAGCGCTACGACCGCCTGGTCGACGCCTTCGCGCGCGTCGCCGACGCGCACCCGACGTGGACGCTGCGGCTGTACGGGCGCGGCCCCAAGCAGGCGCAGTTGCGGGAACAGATCGACCGCCTCGGCCTCTACGAGCGGGTCCAGCTCATGGGGTCCTTCGCGCCGATCGAGACGGAGTGGGCCAAGGGCTCGATCGCGGCGGTCTCCTCGGACAAGGAGTCCTTCGGGATGACGATCGTCGAGGCGATGCACTGCGGCGTCCCCGTGATCGCCACCGACTGCCCGCACGGCCCCGGCGAGATCATCACGCACGACCACGACGGCGTCCTCGTCCCGCTCGACTCGGGTGCCGAGGGCTACGCCCACGCGCTCGACCGGCTCATGAGCGACCGTGAGATGCGCGCGCGGCTCGCGGCCGGGGCGCTGCGGCGCGCCGCCGACTTCGCGCCGGAGCGGGTCGCCGAGCGGTACGAGGACCTCTTCCACGCGCTCGGCGCCGGGCGCGTCCCCGCACAGGCCGCCCCCGCCCCGTGGTGGCGCAGGCTGCGCGCCGCGCTCCTCCCCGTACGGGCGAGGCCGCCGCGCCGCGCGACGGACAGCCGCCCGCTCGCCTCGGCGCGCTCGGGAGCGGACGGCGAGATCGTGTTCCGCTTCCCCGCCGCGTCCCTCCCGTGGGGCGAACTCGACCTCCTCGCCCGGCTGCGCCGCGACCCGAAGGGTCGCGAGGTGCGCGTACCGCTCCCGGCCGGACGCGCGAGCGAGGTCCGGGTCACGCTCGACCCGCTCACGCACCCGCTCGCCGAAGGACGTTGGGACTGCTACGTCGTGCCGCGCGGGGCGACGCGGGGACGCAAGCGGCTCGTGTGCGAGGTCGCCGAGCGCGCGCGCCGCGTCGGGCGCGCGCCACTGACCGCGCCCGACGGCGAGACGGTGAGCGCGCTGCCGTACGCGACCGTGGACGGCTTCCTGGCGGTACGGGCCTGGCGGCGTCCCGCGCACGCGGAGGTCACGCGGATCGCGGTGGGCCCGGAGGGGACGACGGTACGCGCCGCGCTGTCCGTGCCCGCGACGGGCGCGGTCGTCGTGGCGGTCTCGCGCCAGGGCGAGTCCGGCGACTTCAGCCTCCCCGTGACCCCGGACGGCACGGGTCTCGTCTTCACGCTCCCGCACGCGAGACCCGTGGCGGCCCCGCACTCCCGCTGGGACCTCTACCTCCGCGTCCCGGCGCACGAGGTGCCGGTCGCGCTCGGCCGCATCGGCGGCGACATCATCGACCGCAACAAGACGGACCTCGTCCCGGCGACCCGCCGCGACGGCACGGAGGCCCGCGTCTTCTTCACGGGGGCGCACAACCTGGCCTTCGAGGTGCGCACGCCGTAA
- a CDS encoding CotH kinase family protein, with product MGGGAEPGFPARERRRPRLRDRVPVRLRHHWKPAAALGVGLAAMVAFLGDARISPYVTSASRAEADPVTEDVKGTVGLYDTSAQHAIQLTYEQTDFDKMMKEFKKDGTKDYIKADLTIDGVSLNDVGLRLKGNSTLSSLRGSKGMPGGGRGLPGGGQEGRGTAPSGAPDGGGAKAGESAKAGDEAKAGDDAKAGARAGGGMGGMVQYDLSAAKPEELPWLVKIDEFVEGRAYQGEREISLRPGSNDQVPLNEALALSLTAKSGQKAERYGFTELKVNNRPAATRLMVEAPDTDYAEDVADGNGVLYKAKASGSFAYQGDDPTDYEDSFKQLNKVGSQDLEPVMKLIKWANKASDKEFARDLHRYVDVDSFAHYLAAQNLLLNFDDMAGPGKNYLLWYDLDTKKFSVLGWDYNLTFSGDASTGPDDSVGMGGPGGTLPGGGAASGDGAAAGDGAAPRDGAAAGEPEGAPGGDGARTGEAGKDAKGGMGARMEHVLKTKFLASDAFDDVYHDAYRELYETFYGSGTAAERLTSIAGQARAAGGASKALDSAVAKLRKTVTDRATALGKDKEVTG from the coding sequence ATGGGCGGCGGCGCGGAACCGGGGTTCCCCGCTCGCGAGCGGCGTCGGCCGCGGCTGCGCGACCGGGTGCCCGTCCGGCTGCGGCACCACTGGAAGCCGGCCGCCGCGCTCGGTGTCGGGCTCGCCGCGATGGTCGCCTTCCTCGGTGACGCCCGGATCTCCCCGTACGTCACCTCCGCCTCGCGCGCCGAGGCGGACCCCGTCACGGAGGACGTCAAGGGCACGGTCGGGCTCTACGACACCTCGGCGCAGCACGCGATCCAGCTGACGTACGAGCAGACCGACTTCGACAAGATGATGAAGGAGTTCAAGAAGGACGGGACGAAGGACTACATCAAGGCCGATCTCACCATCGACGGCGTCTCCCTCAACGACGTGGGGCTCCGGCTGAAAGGCAACTCCACGCTTTCGTCCCTGCGCGGGTCGAAGGGGATGCCCGGCGGCGGGCGCGGGCTCCCCGGCGGCGGGCAGGAGGGCCGGGGCACGGCCCCGTCCGGAGCGCCGGACGGGGGCGGCGCGAAGGCCGGTGAGAGCGCGAAGGCCGGTGACGAGGCGAAGGCCGGTGACGACGCGAAGGCCGGTGCGCGCGCGGGCGGCGGCATGGGCGGCATGGTCCAGTACGACCTCTCCGCCGCCAAGCCCGAGGAACTGCCCTGGCTCGTCAAGATCGACGAGTTCGTCGAAGGCCGGGCCTACCAGGGGGAGCGGGAGATCTCGCTGCGTCCGGGGAGCAACGACCAGGTCCCGCTCAACGAGGCCCTGGCGCTGTCGCTGACGGCGAAGAGCGGGCAGAAGGCCGAGCGGTACGGATTCACGGAACTCAAGGTCAACAACCGCCCGGCGGCGACACGGCTCATGGTCGAGGCGCCCGACACCGACTACGCCGAGGACGTGGCGGACGGGAACGGCGTGCTGTACAAGGCGAAGGCGAGCGGGAGCTTCGCGTACCAGGGCGACGACCCGACCGACTACGAGGACTCCTTCAAGCAGCTCAACAAGGTGGGCAGTCAGGACCTCGAACCGGTCATGAAGCTCATCAAATGGGCGAACAAGGCGTCCGACAAGGAGTTCGCCCGCGACCTTCACCGGTACGTGGACGTCGACTCGTTCGCCCACTACCTCGCCGCGCAGAACCTCCTGCTGAACTTCGACGACATGGCGGGCCCCGGCAAGAACTACCTGCTGTGGTACGACCTCGACACGAAGAAGTTCTCGGTGCTCGGCTGGGACTACAACCTCACGTTCAGCGGGGACGCGTCGACCGGCCCCGACGACTCGGTCGGCATGGGCGGTCCGGGCGGCACGCTGCCGGGCGGCGGCGCGGCTTCCGGGGACGGCGCGGCTGCCGGAGACGGCGCGGCTCCCAGGGACGGTGCGGCTGCCGGGGAACCGGAGGGAGCGCCCGGCGGGGACGGCGCCCGTACCGGCGAAGCGGGCAAGGACGCCAAGGGCGGCATGGGCGCCCGCATGGAACACGTGCTGAAGACGAAGTTCCTCGCGTCCGACGCGTTCGACGACGTCTACCACGACGCCTACCGGGAGCTGTACGAGACGTTCTACGGCTCCGGCACCGCGGCGGAGCGACTCACGTCGATCGCCGGGCAGGCGCGGGCGGCGGGCGGTGCGTCGAAGGCGCTGGACAGCGCCGTGGCGAAGCTGCGGAAGACCGTCACCGACCGGGCCACCGCCCTCGGCAAGGACAAGGAGGTGACGGGCTGA